In Elusimicrobiota bacterium, a single genomic region encodes these proteins:
- a CDS encoding hydroxymethylglutaryl-CoA lyase translates to MIDVTTLPAPRLAEVGPRDGLQHEAGVVPTDVKVAFVDALSESGVREISAGAFGAKPPGPQLADSAEVFENMKRKEGVHYLALVTDERGLDLALEAEADKIEVFCAASETFSQKVTGAPIAQTLERLRPVVARARAAKLPVRAGVGTAFHCPYEGPVHPDSVAAMVERLRVMGVGELSLADTVGRASPQDVRALLEILLRRLSVSPEQIFLHFHDTYGMALADALTAWTEYRISGFDASCGGVGGCPYAPGVGGNVATEDLAFAFLASGAPIRVDFQKLRAAGQILVPHLGHPLPSHLSKLEFK, encoded by the coding sequence GTGATCGACGTCACCACCCTGCCGGCGCCGCGCCTGGCCGAGGTGGGCCCGCGCGACGGCCTGCAGCACGAGGCCGGCGTGGTCCCCACCGACGTGAAGGTGGCCTTCGTCGACGCCCTTTCCGAGAGCGGGGTGCGCGAGATATCGGCCGGGGCCTTCGGCGCGAAGCCTCCCGGGCCGCAGTTGGCCGACTCCGCCGAGGTCTTCGAGAACATGAAGCGCAAGGAAGGGGTGCATTACCTGGCCTTGGTGACCGACGAGAGGGGGCTGGACCTGGCTCTGGAGGCGGAGGCGGACAAGATCGAGGTCTTCTGCGCCGCCTCGGAGACCTTCTCCCAGAAGGTCACGGGCGCTCCCATCGCGCAGACCTTGGAAAGGCTGCGCCCGGTCGTGGCCCGGGCCCGGGCCGCGAAGCTGCCGGTGCGCGCGGGCGTGGGCACCGCGTTCCACTGCCCCTACGAAGGGCCGGTCCACCCGGATTCCGTGGCCGCGATGGTGGAGCGGCTGCGCGTGATGGGGGTGGGGGAGTTATCGCTGGCCGACACCGTGGGCCGCGCCTCTCCCCAGGACGTGCGCGCCTTGCTGGAGATCCTGCTCCGGCGCCTGAGCGTGAGCCCCGAGCAGATCTTCCTCCACTTCCACGACACCTACGGGATGGCGCTGGCCGACGCCTTGACCGCCTGGACCGAGTACCGGATATCGGGCTTCGACGCTTCCTGCGGCGGGGTGGGAGGCTGTCCTTACGCGCCGGGCGTGGGGGGCAACGTGGCCACGGAGGACCTGGCTTTCGCGTTCTTGGCCAGCGGCGCGCCGATCCGGGTGGATTTCCAGAAACTGAGAGCCGCGGGCCAGATCCTGGTCCCGCATCTGGGGCATCCTTTACCTTCGCATCTAAGTAAACTAGAATTCAAGTAG
- the mce gene encoding methylmalonyl-CoA epimerase, with the protein MKRLDHIAIAVRDLEESSRFYGEVLGLTRAGEETVAEQKVKVGFFTTASARIELLQPTSDDSPVSRFLETRGPGLHHVCLEVSDLDAEMERLRRAGVAFTAERPRPGSSGSRIAFIHPKSADGVLIELCERPGKFDKMAP; encoded by the coding sequence ATGAAGAGACTGGATCACATCGCGATCGCGGTGCGCGACCTGGAGGAGTCCTCCCGGTTCTATGGGGAAGTCCTGGGCCTGACCCGCGCCGGGGAGGAGACGGTGGCGGAGCAGAAGGTCAAAGTGGGCTTCTTCACCACGGCTTCGGCTCGGATCGAGCTCCTCCAGCCCACGTCGGATGATTCCCCGGTGTCCAGGTTCCTGGAGACCCGCGGCCCGGGCCTGCACCATGTCTGTCTCGAGGTCTCGGACCTGGACGCGGAGATGGAGCGCCTGCGCCGTGCCGGCGTGGCCTTCACGGCCGAGCGGCCCAGGCCCGGCAGCTCCGGCAGCCGCATCGCCTTCATCCACCCCAAGTCCGCCGACGGCGTGCTCATCGAGCTCTGCGAGCGGCCCGGCAAGTTTGATAAGATGGCTCCGTGA
- a CDS encoding cobalamin B12-binding domain-containing protein, whose product MRTMQRKIRVLIAKPGLDGHDRGAKVVARALRDAGMEVIYTGIRQTPEAIASAAVQEGVDFVGLSSLSGAHNHLFPRVVLLLRKLGAREVQVFGGGVIPAADIPKLKKAGVREIFPPGTSTQDIVEWLLRAAKRARP is encoded by the coding sequence ATGAGGACCATGCAGCGCAAGATACGCGTCTTGATAGCCAAACCGGGCCTCGACGGGCACGACCGGGGCGCCAAGGTGGTCGCGCGCGCTTTGCGCGACGCGGGCATGGAGGTCATCTACACCGGCATCCGCCAGACCCCCGAGGCCATAGCCAGCGCCGCGGTCCAGGAAGGGGTGGATTTCGTGGGGCTCTCATCCCTCTCCGGCGCGCACAACCACCTTTTCCCGCGGGTGGTGCTCCTGCTGCGCAAGCTGGGGGCCCGGGAGGTGCAGGTCTTCGGCGGGGGGGTCATCCCCGCAGCCGACATCCCCAAGCTCAAGAAGGCGGGGGTCCGGGAGATCTTCCCGCCGGGGACCTCCACCCAGGACATCGTCGAGTGGCTGCTCCGCGCGGCCAAGCGGGCCCGGCCATGA
- a CDS encoding methylmalonyl-CoA mutase family protein: MRDIRRGLRGWEKGPLKKSLARLPERRKSFATSSGIELKRLYTPLDQAGLDYARDLGLPGEPPFTRGVQPTMYRSRFWTMRQYAGFATAEETNRRYRYLLKHGQTGLSVAFDLPTQIGYDSDHPLALGEVGKVGVAVPTLADAKALFSGIPLDQVSTSMTINATAAVLLAMYVAVAEGQGVAPEALQGTIQNDVLKEYVARGTYIYPPRESMRLVTDLFSFCRRRLPRFNPISISGYHIREAGATAVQEVAFTLANGIAYVDAALAAGLDVDGFASRLSFFFNAHNHLIEEVAKFRAARRLWARIMAERFKAKRPESRMLRFHAQTAGSMLTAQQPDNNVVRVAYQALAAVLGGAQSLHTNSRDEALALPTEESVRLALRTQQILAYETGVADSIDPLAGSYAVEALTDEIEAKAKDYLRRIDAMGGAVKAIEAGYMQSEIAESAYRHQKEVESRERVVVGVNQFQVPEPGPRQVLRIKRSVETLQRRRLKAFRAARPQRRARTALDGLKRGAQGQSNLVPLILAAVKAGATLGEVSDALRDVFGEHKER; the protein is encoded by the coding sequence ATGAGAGATATCCGCCGAGGCCTGCGGGGATGGGAGAAGGGGCCGCTCAAGAAGTCCCTGGCCAGGCTGCCTGAGCGCCGCAAGAGCTTCGCCACCAGCTCCGGCATCGAGCTCAAGCGCCTCTATACCCCATTGGACCAGGCCGGACTCGACTACGCCCGCGACCTCGGCTTGCCGGGCGAGCCGCCCTTCACCCGCGGGGTGCAGCCCACCATGTACCGGAGCCGCTTCTGGACCATGCGCCAGTACGCGGGCTTCGCCACGGCCGAGGAGACCAACCGGCGCTACCGCTACCTGCTCAAGCACGGACAGACGGGCCTGAGCGTGGCCTTCGACCTGCCCACGCAGATCGGCTACGACTCCGACCACCCCCTGGCCCTGGGAGAGGTGGGCAAGGTCGGCGTGGCGGTCCCGACTCTTGCCGATGCCAAGGCCCTGTTCTCGGGCATCCCTCTCGACCAAGTCTCCACCTCCATGACCATCAACGCCACGGCCGCGGTCCTGCTGGCCATGTACGTGGCCGTGGCCGAGGGGCAAGGCGTGGCGCCCGAGGCCCTGCAGGGCACCATCCAGAACGACGTGCTCAAGGAGTACGTGGCCCGCGGCACCTACATCTATCCGCCCCGGGAGTCCATGCGCCTGGTGACTGACCTCTTCTCCTTCTGCCGCAGGCGCCTGCCCCGCTTCAACCCCATCAGCATCAGCGGCTATCACATCCGCGAGGCCGGGGCCACCGCGGTCCAGGAGGTGGCCTTCACCTTGGCCAACGGGATCGCCTATGTGGACGCGGCGCTGGCCGCGGGCCTCGACGTGGACGGCTTCGCCTCCCGGCTCTCCTTCTTCTTCAACGCGCACAACCACCTCATCGAGGAGGTGGCCAAGTTCCGGGCCGCGCGCCGGCTCTGGGCCCGGATCATGGCCGAGCGCTTCAAGGCCAAGCGGCCGGAGTCGCGCATGCTGCGCTTCCACGCCCAGACCGCGGGGAGCATGCTCACCGCGCAGCAGCCGGACAACAACGTGGTCCGGGTGGCCTACCAGGCGCTGGCCGCGGTGCTGGGGGGCGCGCAGTCTCTGCACACCAACTCGCGCGACGAAGCCCTGGCCCTGCCCACCGAGGAGTCGGTCCGCCTGGCCCTGCGCACCCAGCAGATCCTCGCCTACGAGACGGGCGTGGCCGACAGCATCGACCCCCTGGCCGGCTCCTACGCCGTCGAGGCTCTGACCGACGAGATCGAGGCCAAGGCCAAGGACTACCTGCGCAGGATCGACGCCATGGGCGGGGCGGTCAAGGCCATCGAGGCCGGCTACATGCAGTCCGAGATCGCGGAGAGCGCCTACCGGCATCAGAAGGAAGTGGAGAGCCGCGAACGCGTGGTGGTCGGGGTCAACCAGTTCCAGGTCCCGGAGCCGGGGCCGCGGCAGGTCCTGCGCATCAAGAGGTCCGTGGAGACTCTGCAGCGCCGCAGGCTCAAGGCCTTCCGCGCGGCCCGGCCGCAGCGCCGGGCCCGGACGGCTCTGGACGGGCTCAAGCGGGGTGCGCAGGGACAGTCGAACCTGGTGCCCCTGATCCTGGCCGCGGTCAAGGCCGGCGCCACGCTGGGGGAGGTCTCCGACGCCCTGCGGGACGTGTTCGGGGAGCACAAGGAGAGATGA